Proteins from a genomic interval of Aquabacterium sp. J223:
- a CDS encoding CopG family transcriptional regulator, with amino-acid sequence MKNLTITVDDPDLEWARIQAARQGTSVSRLVGGFISEMRRRDDAYLRAYEAWKSDTRTWVSDGTPYPSREQTYERSGQ; translated from the coding sequence ATGAAAAACCTCACCATCACCGTCGACGACCCCGACCTGGAGTGGGCGCGCATCCAGGCGGCCCGCCAGGGCACCAGCGTCTCTCGCCTGGTCGGTGGCTTCATCTCCGAGATGCGGCGACGCGACGACGCCTACCTGCGCGCCTACGAGGCCTGGAAGTCCGACACCCGCACCTGGGTCAGCGACGGCACCCCCTACCCCAGCCGGGAGCAGACCTACGAACGGAGTGGGCAGTGA
- a CDS encoding PIN domain-containing protein, producing MSAASVFVDANVLLYSEDGRDPVKQQAALKWLDTLWQRQCGRLSSQTLSEFYVNATRKIRPALPAGEARAKVRRFAAWQPWQIDAATLESAWAVESRFGLHFWDSLVIAAAQHMGCRYVLSEDMADGQDYGSVQVVSPFGHGPELLDQPEALR from the coding sequence GTGAGCGCCGCGTCCGTCTTCGTCGATGCCAACGTGCTGCTCTACAGCGAGGACGGGCGCGACCCGGTCAAGCAGCAGGCCGCCCTCAAGTGGCTGGACACGCTGTGGCAGCGCCAGTGCGGCCGGCTGTCCAGCCAGACCTTGAGCGAGTTCTACGTCAACGCCACGCGCAAGATCCGACCGGCCCTGCCGGCCGGGGAGGCGCGCGCCAAGGTGCGCCGCTTCGCCGCCTGGCAGCCCTGGCAGATCGACGCGGCCACGCTCGAATCGGCATGGGCGGTGGAAAGCCGGTTCGGCCTGCACTTCTGGGACAGCCTGGTCATCGCCGCCGCCCAGCACATGGGCTGCCGCTACGTGTTGAGCGAGGACATGGCCGACGGCCAGGACTACGGCTCCGTGCAGGTCGTCAGCCCGTTCGGCCATGGCCCCGAGTTGCTGGACCAGCCGGAGGCCCTGCGATGA